The following are encoded together in the Strongyloides ratti genome assembly S_ratti_ED321, chromosome : 2 genome:
- a CDS encoding Zinc finger, RING/FYVE/PHD-type domain and Interferon regulatory factor 2-binding protein 1 & 2, zinc finger domain-containing protein produces the protein MIHSSNSNSISTPLPRPTPTNALPNGVTLNLPQNNNTSNINNTTLQHQLLMFSKQHCFLCDYPRMPWAMCPDYTEPICRGCVNYEGAEKVEATIEKVKQMKRAHMALLALETPSPTAGTTANKFKESFTNGSLISGANPPGRFSPPAAVATRTPSSSTNSIPPANNPPGATQPLPAGVPLHLAQFNQLSEVLAQQQRSLVATTRANNPFSGLEDLNNLNQLRSISNLLHPSTATNNPFNLSLVGVPGLTTTTGNITNLFQNSLTSVTTNGLGHSQVSSIGNNNGGGIKREHPDDDIKLDVYSAKIHRGDNQTNSLSPISTNSPDNSTFSQSLANVALLHRQARLDANRRRFPEISNIPSFQRENVLRCTTCNQRLEDTHFVQCPSEDDHKFCFPCSKKYIRGNASSHEVYCPSGKKCPLPRNSTPWTFMPNEIATILGDDYDQFKKEKDNFLRLTTTITTSTQSGKSSTSSNVSVSECEGQSPKSSISLTNGSNELLANGVKQQNQAVTAGGV, from the exons atgattcatTCTTCTAATAGTAATTCTATTTCAACACCATTACCTAGACCAACACCAACTAATGCGTTACCTAATGGtgtaacattaaatttaccacaaaataataatacatcaaatataaataatacaacATTACAACATCAATTGCTAATGTTTAGTAAACAACATTGTTTTCTTTGTGATTATCCTAGAATGCCATGGGCAATGTGTCCTGATTATACAGAACCAATATGTAGAGGATGTGTCAATTATGAGGGTGCTGAAAAAGTAGAAGCAACAATAGAAAAAGTTAAACAAATGAAACGTGCTCATATGGCATTACTTGCCCTTGAAACACCATCACCAACTGCTGGTACAACGgctaataaatttaaagaatcaTTTACAAATGGTAGTTTAATATCAGGTGCTAATCCACCAGGGCGTTTTTCACCACCTGCTGCTGTTGCTACAAGAACTCCATCATCATCTACAAATTCAATACCACCTGCTAATAATCCACCAGGTGCTACACAACCATTACCAGCCGGAGTCCCATTACATTTAGCACAATTTAATCAATTATCAGAAGTATTAGCACAACAACAACGTAGTTTAGTAGCAACAACAAGAGCTAATAATCCATTTAGTGGTTTAGaagatttaaataatcttaatCAATTACGATCTATATCAAATCTTCTTCATCCATCTACAGCTACCAATAATCCATTTAATCTTAGTTTGGTAGGTGTACCAGGTTTAACAACAACAACAGgaaatataacaaatttatttcaaaattctTTAACATCAGTTACAACTAATGGTTTAGGGCATTCTCAAGTTTCATCAATTGGTAATAATAATGGTGGTGGTATAAAACGTGAACATCCAGatgatgatataaaattagaTGTCTATTCAGCAAAAATTCATAGAG gtGATAATCAGACAAATTCATTGTCACCAATATCAACAAATTCACCAGATAATTCTACATTTTCACAATCATTAGCTAATGTAGCATTATTACATAGACAGGCACGTCTTGATGCAAATAGAAGAAGATTTCCTGAAATAAGTAATATACCTAGTTTTCAAAGAGAAAATGTTCTTAGATGTACAACATGTAATCAACGTTTAGAAGATACACATTTTGTACAATGTCCTTCAGAGGATGatcataaattttgttttccatgttctaaaaaatatattagagGTAATGCATCAAGTCATGAAGTATATTGTCCAAGTGGAAAAAAATGTCCTTTACCAAGAAATAGTACACCATGGACATTTATGCCAAATGAAATTGCTACAATATTAGGTGATGATTAtgatcaatttaaaaaagaaaaagataacTTTTTAAGATTAACAACAACAATAACTACATCAACACAATCTGGAAAATCTTCAACAAGTAGTAATGTAAGTGTTAGTGAATGTGAAGGACAAAGTCCAAAATCATCAATAAGTTTGACAAATGGAAGTAATGAATTACTA